One Triticum dicoccoides isolate Atlit2015 ecotype Zavitan chromosome 5B, WEW_v2.0, whole genome shotgun sequence genomic window carries:
- the LOC119308016 gene encoding uncharacterized protein ycf45-like isoform X2 — protein MTPSPARILIFLLPTPSLIPPPPVRRPHRAWAGTARCAPEAVAGGGFVVIEDDLSELLQILPRDLRDNLQNEPRRDQLLEVILDLGRRPEARFLGNSGGQYLRDNEISQLELEEAQRAVGEFGGDNRAGIEGTLHRISAIRSRKGMVVGLTCRVGRAVNGHVDMVRDLLNYKESILFLGRPGVGKTTVMREIARVLADEFQKRVIVDTSNEIGGDGDIPHAAIGGARRMQVPEPSMQHRVMIEAVENHMPEVVIVDEIGTEAEAQACRSIAERGVMLIGTAHGERLANIIKNPVLSDLVGGVETVTLGDEEARARRTQKSILERKAPPTFPFLIEMRERHYWVTHRTERSVDMLLHGKKPLVEVRKRDNEFEVIIERWATYDGDGL, from the exons ATGACCCCGTCTCCCGCTCGAATCCTCATCTTCCTCCTACCCACCCCAAGTCTCATACCCCCGCCACCCGTCAGGCGGCCGCACAGAGCCTGGGCCGGAACCGCCCGCTGCGCCCCGGAGGCTGTCGCCGGCGGGGGCTTCGTCGTCATTGAGGACGATCTCTCTGAGCTTCTGCAG ATTCTACCTAGGGATTTACGAGATAATCTGCAGAATGAACCTAGAAGGGACCAGCTGTTGGAG GTTATTCTAGATTTGGGGAGACGACCCGAGGCACGTTTCCTTGGTAACTCTGGTGGCCAGTATCTACGGGATAACGAG ATTTCACAGCTAGAGTTGGAGGAAGCTCAGAGAGCTGTTGGAGAATTTGGAGGTGACAACCGTGCAGGAATTGAAGGTACATTGCATAGAATATCTGCCATAAGGAGTAGAAAAGGAATGGTTGTTGGTTTGACCTGTCGAGTTGGCCGTGCCGTCAATGGGCATGTTGATATGGTCCGTGATCTTTTAAACTACAAAGAGAGCATTCTGTTTTTGGGAAG ACCTGGGGTTGGCAAGACTACTGTTATGCGTGAAATTGCACGCGTTTTAGCAGACGAGTTCCAGAAAAGG GTAATTGTAGACACAAGTAATGAGATTGGTGGGGATGGGGACATTCCTCATGCTGCAATTGGTGGCGCAAGAAGAATGCAAGTACCTGAACCATCAATGCAACATAGAGTGATGATTGAAGCAGTTGAAAACCATATGCCTGAGGTGGTCATTGTAGACGAGATTGGAACTGAGGCAGAGGCGCAAGCCTGTCGGTCAATTGCAGAAAGGGGTGTAATGCTTATTGGTACTGCCCATGGAGAAAGGCTTGCAAACATCATAAAGAATCCAGTTTTATCTGACTTG gttggaggagtagaaactgtcacTCTTGGCGATGAGGAAGCGCGTGCACGACGTACTCAAAAAAGTATACTGGAGCGGAAGGCCCCTCCAACATTTCCTTTTCTTATTGAGATGAGGGAGCGACACTATTGGGTCACTCATCGG ACTGAGAGGAGTGTCGATATGCTACTTCATGGCAAGAAGCCACTAGTTGAG GTCAGGAAAAGGGATAACGAGTTTGAGGTTATCATTGAAAGATGGGCAACATATGATGGAGATGGACTCTGA
- the LOC119308016 gene encoding uncharacterized protein ycf45-like isoform X1, whose protein sequence is MTPSPARILIFLLPTPSLIPPPPVRRPHRAWAGTARCAPEAVAGGGFVVIEDDLSELLQILPRDLRDNLQNEPRRDQLLEVILDLGRRPEARFLGNSGGQYLRDNEISQLELEEAQRAVGEFGGDNRAGIEGTLHRISAIRSRKGMVVGLTCRVGRAVNGHVDMVRDLLNYKESILFLGRPGVGKTTVMREIARVLADEFQKRVVIVDTSNEIGGDGDIPHAAIGGARRMQVPEPSMQHRVMIEAVENHMPEVVIVDEIGTEAEAQACRSIAERGVMLIGTAHGERLANIIKNPVLSDLVGGVETVTLGDEEARARRTQKSILERKAPPTFPFLIEMRERHYWVTHRTERSVDMLLHGKKPLVEVRKRDNEFEVIIERWATYDGDGL, encoded by the exons ATGACCCCGTCTCCCGCTCGAATCCTCATCTTCCTCCTACCCACCCCAAGTCTCATACCCCCGCCACCCGTCAGGCGGCCGCACAGAGCCTGGGCCGGAACCGCCCGCTGCGCCCCGGAGGCTGTCGCCGGCGGGGGCTTCGTCGTCATTGAGGACGATCTCTCTGAGCTTCTGCAG ATTCTACCTAGGGATTTACGAGATAATCTGCAGAATGAACCTAGAAGGGACCAGCTGTTGGAG GTTATTCTAGATTTGGGGAGACGACCCGAGGCACGTTTCCTTGGTAACTCTGGTGGCCAGTATCTACGGGATAACGAG ATTTCACAGCTAGAGTTGGAGGAAGCTCAGAGAGCTGTTGGAGAATTTGGAGGTGACAACCGTGCAGGAATTGAAGGTACATTGCATAGAATATCTGCCATAAGGAGTAGAAAAGGAATGGTTGTTGGTTTGACCTGTCGAGTTGGCCGTGCCGTCAATGGGCATGTTGATATGGTCCGTGATCTTTTAAACTACAAAGAGAGCATTCTGTTTTTGGGAAG ACCTGGGGTTGGCAAGACTACTGTTATGCGTGAAATTGCACGCGTTTTAGCAGACGAGTTCCAGAAAAGGGTG GTAATTGTAGACACAAGTAATGAGATTGGTGGGGATGGGGACATTCCTCATGCTGCAATTGGTGGCGCAAGAAGAATGCAAGTACCTGAACCATCAATGCAACATAGAGTGATGATTGAAGCAGTTGAAAACCATATGCCTGAGGTGGTCATTGTAGACGAGATTGGAACTGAGGCAGAGGCGCAAGCCTGTCGGTCAATTGCAGAAAGGGGTGTAATGCTTATTGGTACTGCCCATGGAGAAAGGCTTGCAAACATCATAAAGAATCCAGTTTTATCTGACTTG gttggaggagtagaaactgtcacTCTTGGCGATGAGGAAGCGCGTGCACGACGTACTCAAAAAAGTATACTGGAGCGGAAGGCCCCTCCAACATTTCCTTTTCTTATTGAGATGAGGGAGCGACACTATTGGGTCACTCATCGG ACTGAGAGGAGTGTCGATATGCTACTTCATGGCAAGAAGCCACTAGTTGAG GTCAGGAAAAGGGATAACGAGTTTGAGGTTATCATTGAAAGATGGGCAACATATGATGGAGATGGACTCTGA